The proteins below come from a single Sorghum bicolor cultivar BTx623 chromosome 4, Sorghum_bicolor_NCBIv3, whole genome shotgun sequence genomic window:
- the LOC8078910 gene encoding uncharacterized protein LOC8078910 isoform X2 has protein sequence MARGIARAVSFGGRATTGWCSYRRVTVAVCLGNLVAALLVLRSLTAPASFAPTAPNRVEVVQYTEEQIRSVEESIRIRREAEPVELVLAVKKLRKKFAQEEKRRREELPLVLKQKVSYDIVRRLHDLGDNGSLAEQRVVESWRVEKLKDIKVASTRNQSNLDLSSKETRMLKRALEFNWYMLMEDIGLWIPEEVKHTVHDDKPENEPEEEEIVAGPPLSPQCNAELHTDYDGAAVRWGLTHHKESAADCCQACLDQAKNAKPGELKCNIWVYCPSEFGCFSPDKYEHKHQECWLKQADHPKLNFKDKYSEPYRDAHPNAPVVVPWMSGVTSA, from the exons ATGGCGAGGGGCATAGCGCGGGCGGTGTCGTTCGGGGGCCGCGCCACCACGGGGTGGTGCTCCTACCGGCGCGTCACCGTGGCCGTCTGCCTcggcaaccttgtcgccgcgtTGCTCGTGCTCCGCTCCCTCACCGCCCCCGCTTCCTTCGCACCCACCGCTCCCAACC GCGTGGAAGTGGTACAGTATACGGAGGAGCAGATTAGGAGCGTGGAGGAGTCGATCCGGATTCGccgcgaggcggagccggtTGAGCTCGTTCTGGCG GTAAAGAAACTGCGGAAGAAATTTGCCCAGGAGGAGAAGCGGCGACGGGAGGAGCTGCCACTGGTACTGAAGCAGaaggtttcttatgatattgtgCGGCGGCTGCACGACTTGGGGGATAATGGCAGCCTCGCGGAGCAAAGAG TGGTGGAATCATGGCGTGTTGAGAAGTTAAAAGACATCAAAGTTGCATCCACTCGGAATCAATCAAATTTGGACCTATCTAGTAAGGAAACCA GAATGTTAAAACGAGCCCTGGAGTTCAACTGGTATATGCTTATGGAGGATATTGGCCTTTGGATACCAGAGGAAGTCAAACATACTGTACATGATGATAAACCTGAAAATGAACCAGAAG AAGAAGAGATAGTAGCAGGTCCACCCTTGTCCCCACAATGTAATGCTGAGCTACATACAGATTATGATGGTGCTGCAGTTAGATGGGGTTTAACACACCATAAAGAATCTGCTGCTGATTGTTGTCAAGCTTGTCTTGATCAAGCTAAGAATGCCAAGCCAGGGGAATTGAAGTGCAATATATGGGTTTATTGCCCATCGGAATTTGGATGCTTCTCACCAGACAAATATGAGCATAAGCATCAGGAGTGCTGGTTGAAACAG GCTGACCACCCTAAACTCAACTTCAAAGACAAGTATTCAGAGCCTTACAGAGATGCTCATCCCAATGCACCTGTTGTCGTGCCGTGGATGTCTGGTGTCACCAGTGCATGA
- the LOC8078910 gene encoding uncharacterized protein LOC8078910 isoform X4, protein MARGIARAVSFGGRATTGWCSYRRVTVAVCLGNLVAALLVLRSLTAPASFAPTAPNRVEVVQYTEEQIRSVEESIRIRREAEPVELVLAVKKLRKKFAQEEKRRREELPLVLKQKVSYDIVRRLHDLGDNGSLAEQRVVESWRVEKLKDIKVASTRNQSNLDLSRMLKRALEFNWYMLMEDIGLWIPEEVKHTVHDDKPENEPEEEEIVAGPPLSPQCNAELHTDYDGAAVRWGLTHHKESAADCCQACLDQAKNAKPGELKCNIWVYCPSEFGCFSPDKYEHKHQECWLKQADHPKLNFKDKYSEPYRDAHPNAPVVVPWMSGVTSA, encoded by the exons ATGGCGAGGGGCATAGCGCGGGCGGTGTCGTTCGGGGGCCGCGCCACCACGGGGTGGTGCTCCTACCGGCGCGTCACCGTGGCCGTCTGCCTcggcaaccttgtcgccgcgtTGCTCGTGCTCCGCTCCCTCACCGCCCCCGCTTCCTTCGCACCCACCGCTCCCAACC GCGTGGAAGTGGTACAGTATACGGAGGAGCAGATTAGGAGCGTGGAGGAGTCGATCCGGATTCGccgcgaggcggagccggtTGAGCTCGTTCTGGCG GTAAAGAAACTGCGGAAGAAATTTGCCCAGGAGGAGAAGCGGCGACGGGAGGAGCTGCCACTGGTACTGAAGCAGaaggtttcttatgatattgtgCGGCGGCTGCACGACTTGGGGGATAATGGCAGCCTCGCGGAGCAAAGAG TGGTGGAATCATGGCGTGTTGAGAAGTTAAAAGACATCAAAGTTGCATCCACTCGGAATCAATCAAATTTGGACCTATCTA GAATGTTAAAACGAGCCCTGGAGTTCAACTGGTATATGCTTATGGAGGATATTGGCCTTTGGATACCAGAGGAAGTCAAACATACTGTACATGATGATAAACCTGAAAATGAACCAGAAG AAGAAGAGATAGTAGCAGGTCCACCCTTGTCCCCACAATGTAATGCTGAGCTACATACAGATTATGATGGTGCTGCAGTTAGATGGGGTTTAACACACCATAAAGAATCTGCTGCTGATTGTTGTCAAGCTTGTCTTGATCAAGCTAAGAATGCCAAGCCAGGGGAATTGAAGTGCAATATATGGGTTTATTGCCCATCGGAATTTGGATGCTTCTCACCAGACAAATATGAGCATAAGCATCAGGAGTGCTGGTTGAAACAG GCTGACCACCCTAAACTCAACTTCAAAGACAAGTATTCAGAGCCTTACAGAGATGCTCATCCCAATGCACCTGTTGTCGTGCCGTGGATGTCTGGTGTCACCAGTGCATGA
- the LOC8078910 gene encoding uncharacterized protein LOC8078910 isoform X3, producing the protein MARGIARAVSFGGRATTGWCSYRRVTVAVCLGNLVAALLVLRSLTAPASFAPTAPNRVEVVQYTEEQIRSVEESIRIRREAEPVELVLAVKKLRKKFAQEEKRRREELPLVLKQKVSYDIVRRLHDLGDNGSLAEQREVVESWRVEKLKDIKVASTRNQSNLDLSRMLKRALEFNWYMLMEDIGLWIPEEVKHTVHDDKPENEPEEEEIVAGPPLSPQCNAELHTDYDGAAVRWGLTHHKESAADCCQACLDQAKNAKPGELKCNIWVYCPSEFGCFSPDKYEHKHQECWLKQADHPKLNFKDKYSEPYRDAHPNAPVVVPWMSGVTSA; encoded by the exons ATGGCGAGGGGCATAGCGCGGGCGGTGTCGTTCGGGGGCCGCGCCACCACGGGGTGGTGCTCCTACCGGCGCGTCACCGTGGCCGTCTGCCTcggcaaccttgtcgccgcgtTGCTCGTGCTCCGCTCCCTCACCGCCCCCGCTTCCTTCGCACCCACCGCTCCCAACC GCGTGGAAGTGGTACAGTATACGGAGGAGCAGATTAGGAGCGTGGAGGAGTCGATCCGGATTCGccgcgaggcggagccggtTGAGCTCGTTCTGGCG GTAAAGAAACTGCGGAAGAAATTTGCCCAGGAGGAGAAGCGGCGACGGGAGGAGCTGCCACTGGTACTGAAGCAGaaggtttcttatgatattgtgCGGCGGCTGCACGACTTGGGGGATAATGGCAGCCTCGCGGAGCAAAGAG AAGTGGTGGAATCATGGCGTGTTGAGAAGTTAAAAGACATCAAAGTTGCATCCACTCGGAATCAATCAAATTTGGACCTATCTA GAATGTTAAAACGAGCCCTGGAGTTCAACTGGTATATGCTTATGGAGGATATTGGCCTTTGGATACCAGAGGAAGTCAAACATACTGTACATGATGATAAACCTGAAAATGAACCAGAAG AAGAAGAGATAGTAGCAGGTCCACCCTTGTCCCCACAATGTAATGCTGAGCTACATACAGATTATGATGGTGCTGCAGTTAGATGGGGTTTAACACACCATAAAGAATCTGCTGCTGATTGTTGTCAAGCTTGTCTTGATCAAGCTAAGAATGCCAAGCCAGGGGAATTGAAGTGCAATATATGGGTTTATTGCCCATCGGAATTTGGATGCTTCTCACCAGACAAATATGAGCATAAGCATCAGGAGTGCTGGTTGAAACAG GCTGACCACCCTAAACTCAACTTCAAAGACAAGTATTCAGAGCCTTACAGAGATGCTCATCCCAATGCACCTGTTGTCGTGCCGTGGATGTCTGGTGTCACCAGTGCATGA
- the LOC8078910 gene encoding uncharacterized protein LOC8078910 isoform X1 produces the protein MARGIARAVSFGGRATTGWCSYRRVTVAVCLGNLVAALLVLRSLTAPASFAPTAPNRVEVVQYTEEQIRSVEESIRIRREAEPVELVLAVKKLRKKFAQEEKRRREELPLVLKQKVSYDIVRRLHDLGDNGSLAEQREVVESWRVEKLKDIKVASTRNQSNLDLSSKETRMLKRALEFNWYMLMEDIGLWIPEEVKHTVHDDKPENEPEEEEIVAGPPLSPQCNAELHTDYDGAAVRWGLTHHKESAADCCQACLDQAKNAKPGELKCNIWVYCPSEFGCFSPDKYEHKHQECWLKQADHPKLNFKDKYSEPYRDAHPNAPVVVPWMSGVTSA, from the exons ATGGCGAGGGGCATAGCGCGGGCGGTGTCGTTCGGGGGCCGCGCCACCACGGGGTGGTGCTCCTACCGGCGCGTCACCGTGGCCGTCTGCCTcggcaaccttgtcgccgcgtTGCTCGTGCTCCGCTCCCTCACCGCCCCCGCTTCCTTCGCACCCACCGCTCCCAACC GCGTGGAAGTGGTACAGTATACGGAGGAGCAGATTAGGAGCGTGGAGGAGTCGATCCGGATTCGccgcgaggcggagccggtTGAGCTCGTTCTGGCG GTAAAGAAACTGCGGAAGAAATTTGCCCAGGAGGAGAAGCGGCGACGGGAGGAGCTGCCACTGGTACTGAAGCAGaaggtttcttatgatattgtgCGGCGGCTGCACGACTTGGGGGATAATGGCAGCCTCGCGGAGCAAAGAG AAGTGGTGGAATCATGGCGTGTTGAGAAGTTAAAAGACATCAAAGTTGCATCCACTCGGAATCAATCAAATTTGGACCTATCTAGTAAGGAAACCA GAATGTTAAAACGAGCCCTGGAGTTCAACTGGTATATGCTTATGGAGGATATTGGCCTTTGGATACCAGAGGAAGTCAAACATACTGTACATGATGATAAACCTGAAAATGAACCAGAAG AAGAAGAGATAGTAGCAGGTCCACCCTTGTCCCCACAATGTAATGCTGAGCTACATACAGATTATGATGGTGCTGCAGTTAGATGGGGTTTAACACACCATAAAGAATCTGCTGCTGATTGTTGTCAAGCTTGTCTTGATCAAGCTAAGAATGCCAAGCCAGGGGAATTGAAGTGCAATATATGGGTTTATTGCCCATCGGAATTTGGATGCTTCTCACCAGACAAATATGAGCATAAGCATCAGGAGTGCTGGTTGAAACAG GCTGACCACCCTAAACTCAACTTCAAAGACAAGTATTCAGAGCCTTACAGAGATGCTCATCCCAATGCACCTGTTGTCGTGCCGTGGATGTCTGGTGTCACCAGTGCATGA
- the LOC8078911 gene encoding methionine aminopeptidase 1D, chloroplastic/mitochondrial: MASLSSPRLLSSFLGDRLALSGRPLLLRSAAPGSRRVTYQATRTLCNLVDILFNRRSRDDAPENNPRRLHPGKVSPRLSVPNHIPRPPYVNSRQQRPGMNNGPEIHDEKGIECMRASGKLAAQVLKFAGTLVKPGITTDEIDKAVHQMIIDNGAYPSPLGYCGYPKSVCTSVNECICHGIPDSRPLEDGDIINIDVTVYLNGYHGDTSATFLCGDVDDEAKKLVKVTRECLDKAISICAPGVEIKQIGRTIQDHADKFKFGVVRHFVGHGVGKVFHAEPVVLHFRNNEWGRMMLNQTFTIEPMLTIGSINPVMWSDDWTAVTEDGSLSAQFEHTILITEDGPEILTQC, from the exons ATGGCGAGCCTGTCGTCGCCGCGTCTCCTGTCCTCCTTCCTCGGCGACCGCCTCGCGCTCTCCGGCAGGCCGCTGCTCCTCCGCTCCGCTGCCCCAG GCAGCAGGCGGGTGACGTATCAAGCGACGAGAACGCTATGCAACTTGGTGGATATCCTATTTAACAGGAG AAGTCGGGATGATGCACCAGAAAACAACCCTAGACGCCTGCATCCTGGGAAAGTATCTCCACGCCTTAGTGTTCCCAATCATATACCACGGCCTCCATATGTCAATTCTCGTCAACAAAGACCTGGTATGAATAATGGACCTGAAATACATGATGAAAAAGGGATCGAGTGCATGAGAGCTTCTGGAAAGCTTGCTGCACAGGTTTTGAAGTTTGCTGGGACTCTTGTAAAG CCAGGCATAACGACTGATGAGATTGATAAAGCAGTGCACCAAATGATAATTGATAATGGAGCATATCCTTCACCTCTTGGTTATTGTGGATACCCAAAGAGTGTCTGCACTTCAGTGAATGAATGCATCTGTCATGGGATACCAGATTCTCGTCCCCTTGAG GATGGAgatatcatcaatattgatgttACTGTCTACCTCAAT GGTTACCATGGCGATACATCTGCTACATTTCTCTGTGGTGATGTTGATGACGAAGCTAAGAAATTAGTTAAG GTGACAAGAGAATGTCTCGACAAGGCTATATCAATTTGTGCACCTGGGGTGGAGATCAAACAAATTGGTAGAACTATACA GGATCATGCAGACAAGTTCAAGTTTGGTGTAGTTCGACATTTTGTCGGCCATGGCGTTGGAAAAGTTTTTCATGCTGAGCCTGTTGTGCTTCATTTCA GAAACAATGAATGGGGCCGTATGATGTTGAATCAAACATTTACTATAG AGCCCATGCTAACCATAGGGAGCATAAACCCTGTCATGTGGTCCGATGACTGGACCGCAGTGACAGAAGACGGCAGCTTGTCAGCACAGTTCGAGCACACGATACTCATTACCGAAGATGGCCCGGAAATATTGACACAGTGCTAA